One Siniperca chuatsi isolate FFG_IHB_CAS linkage group LG3, ASM2008510v1, whole genome shotgun sequence genomic region harbors:
- the pnpla6 gene encoding patatin-like phospholipase domain-containing protein 6 isoform X2: MGQSTSEQEVQGDNPEDRFNNIKTFVEEELQTSMMVGMVIGAGIAIVLIAILIFFILRRIQLRNLEAQEAPKYRFRKRDKVMFYGRKIMRKVSQSTSSLVGTSSSSRPRLKKKQKMLNIAKKILRFKKEVPILQAKEPPPSVLEADLTEFDVANSHLPSEVLYMLKNVRVLGHFEKPLFLELCKHMVFVQFQQGEYVFRPGQPDSSIYVVQDGKLELCLTGTDGKESVVKEVYPGDSVHSLLSILDVITGHQKPYRTVSARAAEVSTVLRLPVEAFLSIFEKYPESLVRVVQIIMVRLQRVTVLALHNYLGLTNELFCHEMQPSRLPPPSPHPTRTSPIRHGKRFGSLTVAEEHREAAIKGEATGGEQGKDGATVPTLSRTISMPVDIAGIQKSLRSDFDMAYERGRISVSAEDGNTPPTFPRSVSQDQRERRVTVDEVPSGIYLYPEEDSGVDNIFTPVSSRSSTALFEEAQKEILKLMKIEDPSLLNGRVTLHHAKAGAVLARQGDQDVSLHFVLSGCLHVYQRMINKQEAVCLFVTHQGEMVGQLAVLTGEPLIFTIKAIRDCTYVKISKSDFYEIMREQPSVVLSAAHTVAIRMSAFVRQMDFAIDWMAVEAGRALYRQDDQSDCTYIVLNGRLRSVIRKTNGKKELVGEYGRGDLIGVVEALTRQPRATTVHAVRDTELVKLPEGTLNNIKRRYPQVVTRLIHLLGQKILGNLQQGRGPFSGSPLSMPSMTTSADVTNPASNLSTVAVLPVCDEVPINAFNLELSHALSAIGPTLLLTSEIIRERLGASALDSIHEYRLSGWLAQQEDINRIVLYQTDNSMTPWTQRCIRQSDCILIVGLGDQEPTLGELEQMLENTAVRALKQLVLLHKEDGPGPSRTVEWLNMRSWCSGHLHLKCPRRVFSRRSPSKLREVYEKVFEKTADRHSDFSRLARVLTGNTIALVLGGGGARGCSHVGVIKAMEEAGIPIDIVGGTSIGSFIGALYAEERSAVRTKQRAREWSKAMNSVFKTVLDLTYPITSMFSGSAFNTSIYKVFQDKQAEDLWLPYFNVTTDITASAMRVHQDGCVWRYVRASASYTPYLPPLCDPKDGHLLVDGCYVNNVPGSLWRYVRASMTLSGYLPPLCDPKDGNLLMDGGYINNLPADIARNMGARTVIAIDVGSQDETDLCNYGDCLSGWWLLWKRINPWAEKVKVPDMAEIQSRLAYVSCVRQLEVVKKSAYCEYIRPPIDRFKTMDFGKFDEIYDVGFQHGKLVFTGWARGDIIENMLKDHRSADYNNSKRTDSCTYPGADFTDLAEIVSRIEPVQSYVAAEEESDCLTEYEEDGMDTVREEEGEEEEEDAEDPEDHSPGEWGQNGVFQTDEEKSVRQRRKFASDSNTSEVSDC; the protein is encoded by the exons ATGGGACAGAGTACCTCGGAACAAGAGGTCCAGGGAGACAACCCTGAG GACAGGTTTAATAACATCAAGACATTTGTGGAGGAGGAACTACAGACGAGCATG ATGGTGGGGATGGTGATTGGTGCGGGCATCGCCATAGTCCTCATCGCCAtcctcatcttcttcatctTGCGGAGGATCCAGCTTCGAA ACCTTGAAGCTCAGGAGGCACCCAAATACCGCTTTCGCAAGAGGGACAAAGTCATGTTCTACGGGCGAAAGATCATGCGTAAA GTCTCGCAGTCTACCTCTTCCCTGGTGGGTACGTCCTCTTCTTCTCGGCCACGCctaaagaagaagcagaaaatgcTCAACATTGCCAAAAA GATCCTGCGCTTTAAAAAGGAGGTGCCCATCCTGCAGGCGAAGGAGCCCCCTCCCTCAGTGCTGGAGGCTGACCTCACCGAGTTTGATGTGGCCAACTCCCACCTCCCCTCTGAGGTGCTCTACATGCTCAAAAATGTCCG TGTGCTGGGTCACTTTGAGAAGCCCCTCTTCCTGGAGCTGTGTAAACACATGGTGTTCGTGCAGTTCCAACAAGGGGAGTACGTCTTCAGGCCGGGCCAGCCTGACAGCAGCATCTACGTGGTTCAGGATGGAAAACTAGAATTGTGCCTTACTGGAACA GATGGCAAAGAAAGTGTGGTGAAGGAGGTTTACCCAGGAGACAGTGTCCACAGCCTCCTCAGCATCCTAGATGTCATTACA GGCCACCAGAAACCTTACAGAACAGTGTCGGCACGGGCTGCAGAGGTTTCCACTGTTCTCCGTTTACCTGTAGAAGCCTTCCTCTCTATATTTGAGAAGTACCCGGAGAGCCTGGTGCGGGTAGTACAG ATTATCATGGTTCGTCTTCAAAGAGTAACGGTCCTAGCACTGCACAACTATCTGGGGCTCACCAATGAGCTCTTCTGCCAT GAAATGCAGCCCTCGCGTCTGCCACCTCCGTCTCCCCACCCGACTCGCACCAGTCCCATCCGCCATGGCAAGCGCTTTGGCAGCCTGACAGTGGCTGAGGAGCACCGGGAAGCTGCCATTAAGGGTGAAGCTACAG GAGGGGAACAAGGGAAGGATGGAGCAACAGTGCCAACTCTTAGTAGGACCATCTCCATGCCTGTGGACATTGCTG GTATACAGAAAAGTCTGAGATCAGACTTTGACATGGCATACGAAAGGGGACGgatctctgtctctgcagaggACGGCAACACTCCTCCTACTTTCCCTCGG TCCGTATCCCAGGACCAGCGGGAGAGGAGGGTGACCGTAGATGAGGTTCCCTCAGGGATCTATCTGTATCCAGAGGAAGACTCGGGTGTGGACAATATTTTTACACCTGTATCCAGTCGATCCAGCACTGCTCTGTTTGAGGAAGCTCAAAAGGAGATCCTCAAACTCATGAAGattgag GACCCATCCTTGTTAAATGGGAGAGTTACTTTGCACCATGCAAAAGCTGGAGCCGTCTTAGCCAGACAGGGAGACCAG GACGTGAGTCTGCACTTTGTCCTGTCTGGTTGTCTGCATGTCTACCAGCGGATGATTAACAAGCAGGAAGCCGTCTGCTTGTTTGTGACCCACCAAGGGGAGATGGTGGGCCAGCTCGCTGTGCTCACTGGAGAGCCCCTCATCTTCACCATCAAGGCCATCCGAGACTGTACTTACGTCAAGATCTCAAAGTCGGATTTCTACGA GATCATGAGGGAGCAGCCCAGTGTGGTGCTGAGTGCAGCTCACACGGTGGCCATCCGCATGTCAGCTTTTGTCAGGCAGATGGACTTTGCTATTGACTGGATGGCTGTGGAGGCTGGCAGAGCCCTCTACAG ACAGGACGACCAGTCAGACTGCACCTACATTGTTCTGAATGGACGTCTGCGTTCAGTCATCCGCAAGACAAATGGCAAGAAAGAACTAGTTGGGGAATATGGCAGAGGAGACCTCATCGGAGTG GTGGAGGCCTTGACCAGACAGCCAAGAGCCACCACCGTCCACGCTGTGAGAGACACAGAGCTGGTCAAACTGCCCGAGGGAACACTAAACAACATCAAAAGACGATATCCCCAG GTGGTGACAAGGTTGATCCACTTGTTAGGCCAGAAGATTCTGGGGAACCTGCAGCAGGGTCGCGGGCCTTTCTCAG GTTCACCCCTGAGTATGCCCAGTATGACAACCAGTGCCGATGTCACCAACCCTGCTAGCAACCTCTCAACTGTGGCTGTCCTGCCTGTATGTGATGAGGTGCCGATCAATGCGTTCAACTTGGAGCTCAGCCATGCCCTCAGTGCCATTG GGCCCACTCTGCTATTAACCAGTGAGATAATCAGAGAGCGACTGGGTGCTTCTGCTTTGGACAG TATCCATGAGTACCGTCTCTCTGGCTGGCTGGCCCAGCAGGAGGACATCAATCGGATTGTCCTGTACCAGACTGACAACAGCATGACCCCGTGGACTCAGCGCTGCATCCGCCAGTCTGACTGCATCCTCATTGTCGGCCTGGGGGACCAGGAACCTACCCTGGGagag TTGGAGCAGATGCTGGAGAACACAGCAGTTCGGGCTCTGAAGCAGCTGGTCCTTCTGCACAAAGAGGATGGACCGGGCCCCTCCAGGACGGTCGAGTGGCTCAACATGCGTAGCTGGTGCTCCGGGCATCTGCACCTCAAGTGTCCCCGCAGGGTCTTCTCCAGACGCAGCCCCAGCAAACTA aGGGAGGTTTATGAGAAGGTGTTTGAGAAAACGGCAGACAGGCACAGTGATTTCTCTCGGCTGGCCCGAGTCCTGACTGGAAACACCATTGCCCTGGTGCTGGGAGGAGGTGGAGCCAG AGGCTGCTCTCATGTGGGTGTGATCAAAGCTATGGAGGAAGCAGGGATTCCTATTGACATAGTGGGAGGGACCTCAATCGGCTCATTCATTGGTGCATTGTACGCTGAGGAGAGGAGTGCCGTCAGAACCaaacagagagccagagagtgGTCCAAG GCAATGaactcagtatttaaaacagtcCTGGACTTGACCTATCCCATCACCTCCATGTTCTCCGGTTCTGCCTTCAACACCAGCATCTATAAAGTGTTCCAGGACAAGCAAGCTGAG GACCTGTGGCTGCCATACTTCAACGTCACCACTGACATCACAGCCTCAGCCATGCGCGTTCACCAGGATG GTTGCGTCTGGCGCTATGTTAGAGCCAGCGCCTCCTACACCCCCTATTTACCTCCCCTGTGCGACCCCAAGGATGGCCACTTGCTTGTGGATGGTTGCTATGTTAACAATGTCCCAG GCTCTCTGTGGCGCTATGTGCGAGCGAGCATGACCCTCTCGGGGTATCTGCCGCCTCTCTGCGACCCCAAAGATGGCAACTTGCTAATGGACGGTGGCTACATCAACAACCTGCCAG CGGACATTGCAAGGAACATGGGTGCCAGAACAGTCATTGCCATCGACGTGGGTAGCCAAGATGAGACTGACCTCTGTAACTATGGCGACTGCCTGTCTGGCTGGTGGTTGCTGTGGAAACGGATCAATCCCTGGGCAGAGAAAGTAAAG GTGCCAGACATGGCAGAGATACAGTCTCGGTTGGCCTACGTGTCCTGTGTGCGGCAGTTAGAGGTGGTAAAGAAGAGTGCCTACTGCGAGTACATCAGACCCCCCATCGACCGCTTCAAGACCATGGACTTCGGCAAGTTTGACGAGATCTAT GATGTGGGCTTCCAGCACGGCAAGTTGGTGTTTACTGGCTGGGCCCGTGGTGACATCATCGAAAACATGCTGAAGGACCACCGCTCAGCCGACTACAACAACAGCAAGAGAACTGAT TCCTGCACGTATCCAGGAGCTGACTTCACTGACCTTGCAGAGATTGTATCCAGGATAGAGCCGGTCCAAAGCTACGTAGCTGCAGAAG AGGAGTCGGACTGTCTGACAGAGTACGAGGAAGACGGGATGGACAcggtgagagaggaggaaggggaggaagaagaggaggacgcAGAGGACCCTGAGGACCACTCCCCTGGAGAGTGGGGCCAGAATGGAGTCTTTCAGACt GATGAGGAGAAATCTGTGAGACAACGCAGGAAATTCGCCAGTGACTCCAACACCTCCGAAGTCTCTGACTGCTGA
- the pnpla6 gene encoding patatin-like phospholipase domain-containing protein 6 isoform X1: protein MGQSTSEQEVQGDNPEDRFNNIKTFVEEELQTSMMVGMVIGAGIAIVLIAILIFFILRRIQLRNLEAQEAPKYRFRKRDKVMFYGRKIMRKVSQSTSSLVGTSSSSRPRLKKKQKMLNIAKKILRFKKEVPILQAKEPPPSVLEADLTEFDVANSHLPSEVLYMLKNVRVLGHFEKPLFLELCKHMVFVQFQQGEYVFRPGQPDSSIYVVQDGKLELCLTGTDGKESVVKEVYPGDSVHSLLSILDVITGHQKPYRTVSARAAEVSTVLRLPVEAFLSIFEKYPESLVRVVQIIMVRLQRVTVLALHNYLGLTNELFCHEMQPSRLPPPSPHPTRTSPIRHGKRFGSLTVAEEHREAAIKGEATGGEQGKDGATVPTLSRTISMPVDIAGIQKSLRSDFDMAYERGRISVSAEDGNTPPTFPRSVSQDQRERRVTVDEVPSGIYLYPEEDSGVDNIFTPVSSRSSTALFEEAQKEILKLMKIEDPSLLNGRVTLHHAKAGAVLARQGDQDVSLHFVLSGCLHVYQRMINKQEAVCLFVTHQGEMVGQLAVLTGEPLIFTIKAIRDCTYVKISKSDFYEIMREQPSVVLSAAHTVAIRMSAFVRQMDFAIDWMAVEAGRALYRQDDQSDCTYIVLNGRLRSVIRKTNGKKELVGEYGRGDLIGVVEALTRQPRATTVHAVRDTELVKLPEGTLNNIKRRYPQVVTRLIHLLGQKILGNLQQGRGPFSGSPLSMPSMTTSADVTNPASNLSTVAVLPVCDEVPINAFNLELSHALSAIGPTLLLTSEIIRERLGASALDSIHEYRLSGWLAQQEDINRIVLYQTDNSMTPWTQRCIRQSDCILIVGLGDQEPTLGELEQMLENTAVRALKQLVLLHKEDGPGPSRTVEWLNMRSWCSGHLHLKCPRRVFSRRSPSKLREVYEKVFEKTADRHSDFSRLARVLTGNTIALVLGGGGARGCSHVGVIKAMEEAGIPIDIVGGTSIGSFIGALYAEERSAVRTKQRAREWSKAMNSVFKTVLDLTYPITSMFSGSAFNTSIYKVFQDKQAEDLWLPYFNVTTDITASAMRVHQDGCVWRYVRASASYTPYLPPLCDPKDGHLLVDGCYVNNVPGSLWRYVRASMTLSGYLPPLCDPKDGNLLMDGGYINNLPADIARNMGARTVIAIDVGSQDETDLCNYGDCLSGWWLLWKRINPWAEKVKVPDMAEIQSRLAYVSCVRQLEVVKKSAYCEYIRPPIDRFKTMDFGKFDEIYDVGFQHGKLVFTGWARGDIIENMLKDHRSADYNNSKRTDSCTYPGADFTDLAEIVSRIEPVQSYVAAEAEESDCLTEYEEDGMDTVREEEGEEEEEDAEDPEDHSPGEWGQNGVFQTDEEKSVRQRRKFASDSNTSEVSDC from the exons ATGGGACAGAGTACCTCGGAACAAGAGGTCCAGGGAGACAACCCTGAG GACAGGTTTAATAACATCAAGACATTTGTGGAGGAGGAACTACAGACGAGCATG ATGGTGGGGATGGTGATTGGTGCGGGCATCGCCATAGTCCTCATCGCCAtcctcatcttcttcatctTGCGGAGGATCCAGCTTCGAA ACCTTGAAGCTCAGGAGGCACCCAAATACCGCTTTCGCAAGAGGGACAAAGTCATGTTCTACGGGCGAAAGATCATGCGTAAA GTCTCGCAGTCTACCTCTTCCCTGGTGGGTACGTCCTCTTCTTCTCGGCCACGCctaaagaagaagcagaaaatgcTCAACATTGCCAAAAA GATCCTGCGCTTTAAAAAGGAGGTGCCCATCCTGCAGGCGAAGGAGCCCCCTCCCTCAGTGCTGGAGGCTGACCTCACCGAGTTTGATGTGGCCAACTCCCACCTCCCCTCTGAGGTGCTCTACATGCTCAAAAATGTCCG TGTGCTGGGTCACTTTGAGAAGCCCCTCTTCCTGGAGCTGTGTAAACACATGGTGTTCGTGCAGTTCCAACAAGGGGAGTACGTCTTCAGGCCGGGCCAGCCTGACAGCAGCATCTACGTGGTTCAGGATGGAAAACTAGAATTGTGCCTTACTGGAACA GATGGCAAAGAAAGTGTGGTGAAGGAGGTTTACCCAGGAGACAGTGTCCACAGCCTCCTCAGCATCCTAGATGTCATTACA GGCCACCAGAAACCTTACAGAACAGTGTCGGCACGGGCTGCAGAGGTTTCCACTGTTCTCCGTTTACCTGTAGAAGCCTTCCTCTCTATATTTGAGAAGTACCCGGAGAGCCTGGTGCGGGTAGTACAG ATTATCATGGTTCGTCTTCAAAGAGTAACGGTCCTAGCACTGCACAACTATCTGGGGCTCACCAATGAGCTCTTCTGCCAT GAAATGCAGCCCTCGCGTCTGCCACCTCCGTCTCCCCACCCGACTCGCACCAGTCCCATCCGCCATGGCAAGCGCTTTGGCAGCCTGACAGTGGCTGAGGAGCACCGGGAAGCTGCCATTAAGGGTGAAGCTACAG GAGGGGAACAAGGGAAGGATGGAGCAACAGTGCCAACTCTTAGTAGGACCATCTCCATGCCTGTGGACATTGCTG GTATACAGAAAAGTCTGAGATCAGACTTTGACATGGCATACGAAAGGGGACGgatctctgtctctgcagaggACGGCAACACTCCTCCTACTTTCCCTCGG TCCGTATCCCAGGACCAGCGGGAGAGGAGGGTGACCGTAGATGAGGTTCCCTCAGGGATCTATCTGTATCCAGAGGAAGACTCGGGTGTGGACAATATTTTTACACCTGTATCCAGTCGATCCAGCACTGCTCTGTTTGAGGAAGCTCAAAAGGAGATCCTCAAACTCATGAAGattgag GACCCATCCTTGTTAAATGGGAGAGTTACTTTGCACCATGCAAAAGCTGGAGCCGTCTTAGCCAGACAGGGAGACCAG GACGTGAGTCTGCACTTTGTCCTGTCTGGTTGTCTGCATGTCTACCAGCGGATGATTAACAAGCAGGAAGCCGTCTGCTTGTTTGTGACCCACCAAGGGGAGATGGTGGGCCAGCTCGCTGTGCTCACTGGAGAGCCCCTCATCTTCACCATCAAGGCCATCCGAGACTGTACTTACGTCAAGATCTCAAAGTCGGATTTCTACGA GATCATGAGGGAGCAGCCCAGTGTGGTGCTGAGTGCAGCTCACACGGTGGCCATCCGCATGTCAGCTTTTGTCAGGCAGATGGACTTTGCTATTGACTGGATGGCTGTGGAGGCTGGCAGAGCCCTCTACAG ACAGGACGACCAGTCAGACTGCACCTACATTGTTCTGAATGGACGTCTGCGTTCAGTCATCCGCAAGACAAATGGCAAGAAAGAACTAGTTGGGGAATATGGCAGAGGAGACCTCATCGGAGTG GTGGAGGCCTTGACCAGACAGCCAAGAGCCACCACCGTCCACGCTGTGAGAGACACAGAGCTGGTCAAACTGCCCGAGGGAACACTAAACAACATCAAAAGACGATATCCCCAG GTGGTGACAAGGTTGATCCACTTGTTAGGCCAGAAGATTCTGGGGAACCTGCAGCAGGGTCGCGGGCCTTTCTCAG GTTCACCCCTGAGTATGCCCAGTATGACAACCAGTGCCGATGTCACCAACCCTGCTAGCAACCTCTCAACTGTGGCTGTCCTGCCTGTATGTGATGAGGTGCCGATCAATGCGTTCAACTTGGAGCTCAGCCATGCCCTCAGTGCCATTG GGCCCACTCTGCTATTAACCAGTGAGATAATCAGAGAGCGACTGGGTGCTTCTGCTTTGGACAG TATCCATGAGTACCGTCTCTCTGGCTGGCTGGCCCAGCAGGAGGACATCAATCGGATTGTCCTGTACCAGACTGACAACAGCATGACCCCGTGGACTCAGCGCTGCATCCGCCAGTCTGACTGCATCCTCATTGTCGGCCTGGGGGACCAGGAACCTACCCTGGGagag TTGGAGCAGATGCTGGAGAACACAGCAGTTCGGGCTCTGAAGCAGCTGGTCCTTCTGCACAAAGAGGATGGACCGGGCCCCTCCAGGACGGTCGAGTGGCTCAACATGCGTAGCTGGTGCTCCGGGCATCTGCACCTCAAGTGTCCCCGCAGGGTCTTCTCCAGACGCAGCCCCAGCAAACTA aGGGAGGTTTATGAGAAGGTGTTTGAGAAAACGGCAGACAGGCACAGTGATTTCTCTCGGCTGGCCCGAGTCCTGACTGGAAACACCATTGCCCTGGTGCTGGGAGGAGGTGGAGCCAG AGGCTGCTCTCATGTGGGTGTGATCAAAGCTATGGAGGAAGCAGGGATTCCTATTGACATAGTGGGAGGGACCTCAATCGGCTCATTCATTGGTGCATTGTACGCTGAGGAGAGGAGTGCCGTCAGAACCaaacagagagccagagagtgGTCCAAG GCAATGaactcagtatttaaaacagtcCTGGACTTGACCTATCCCATCACCTCCATGTTCTCCGGTTCTGCCTTCAACACCAGCATCTATAAAGTGTTCCAGGACAAGCAAGCTGAG GACCTGTGGCTGCCATACTTCAACGTCACCACTGACATCACAGCCTCAGCCATGCGCGTTCACCAGGATG GTTGCGTCTGGCGCTATGTTAGAGCCAGCGCCTCCTACACCCCCTATTTACCTCCCCTGTGCGACCCCAAGGATGGCCACTTGCTTGTGGATGGTTGCTATGTTAACAATGTCCCAG GCTCTCTGTGGCGCTATGTGCGAGCGAGCATGACCCTCTCGGGGTATCTGCCGCCTCTCTGCGACCCCAAAGATGGCAACTTGCTAATGGACGGTGGCTACATCAACAACCTGCCAG CGGACATTGCAAGGAACATGGGTGCCAGAACAGTCATTGCCATCGACGTGGGTAGCCAAGATGAGACTGACCTCTGTAACTATGGCGACTGCCTGTCTGGCTGGTGGTTGCTGTGGAAACGGATCAATCCCTGGGCAGAGAAAGTAAAG GTGCCAGACATGGCAGAGATACAGTCTCGGTTGGCCTACGTGTCCTGTGTGCGGCAGTTAGAGGTGGTAAAGAAGAGTGCCTACTGCGAGTACATCAGACCCCCCATCGACCGCTTCAAGACCATGGACTTCGGCAAGTTTGACGAGATCTAT GATGTGGGCTTCCAGCACGGCAAGTTGGTGTTTACTGGCTGGGCCCGTGGTGACATCATCGAAAACATGCTGAAGGACCACCGCTCAGCCGACTACAACAACAGCAAGAGAACTGAT TCCTGCACGTATCCAGGAGCTGACTTCACTGACCTTGCAGAGATTGTATCCAGGATAGAGCCGGTCCAAAGCTACGTAGCTGCAGAAG CAGAGGAGTCGGACTGTCTGACAGAGTACGAGGAAGACGGGATGGACAcggtgagagaggaggaaggggaggaagaagaggaggacgcAGAGGACCCTGAGGACCACTCCCCTGGAGAGTGGGGCCAGAATGGAGTCTTTCAGACt GATGAGGAGAAATCTGTGAGACAACGCAGGAAATTCGCCAGTGACTCCAACACCTCCGAAGTCTCTGACTGCTGA